From Corallococcus macrosporus, the proteins below share one genomic window:
- a CDS encoding PQQ-binding-like beta-propeller repeat protein encodes MVAGVGLLAGCAGAPLYGNPELPAAPRQPPVDYFHVDWWKGLVDKVPLLEYSPREPASPVYDPESRNVVAQTRDGFIRAVGPDGQVAWSLQTGARALAGGIASEGVLYMPGGDGVLYALDGRTGAVKWKYATNESLATVPVLADGLVLVATDTDTVFAVKASDGTWVWQYRRDPPSGFTIRGASAPKVDQGTAYVGFSDGFLVALKLEDGGVVWEKSLSGAGTEFLDVDTTPAIDSAGRLYVASYKNGLYALEADTGAVIWNTSVGGLTSLLSRGEVVFATGDGRVDAYLGETGKLIWSLPLKDRTALAPVLARGMLLVPNERALLFVDPTTGKTRLSWNPGTGISAPPFVVGSRVYVLSNNAYLYSLDMNNVKKGPRG; translated from the coding sequence CGCGGCGCCCCGTCAGCCGCCGGTGGATTACTTCCACGTGGACTGGTGGAAGGGGCTGGTCGACAAGGTCCCGTTGCTGGAGTACTCGCCGCGCGAGCCGGCCTCCCCGGTGTACGACCCGGAGAGCCGGAACGTCGTCGCCCAGACGCGTGACGGCTTCATCCGCGCGGTGGGCCCGGACGGGCAGGTGGCCTGGTCCCTCCAGACCGGGGCCCGGGCGCTCGCCGGCGGCATCGCCAGCGAGGGTGTCCTCTACATGCCGGGCGGTGACGGCGTGCTGTACGCGCTCGACGGCCGCACCGGCGCGGTGAAGTGGAAGTACGCCACCAACGAGTCGCTGGCCACGGTGCCGGTGCTCGCGGACGGCCTGGTGCTGGTGGCCACGGACACCGACACGGTGTTCGCGGTGAAGGCGTCGGACGGCACGTGGGTGTGGCAGTACCGGCGCGACCCGCCCTCCGGCTTCACCATCCGCGGCGCCTCCGCGCCGAAGGTGGACCAGGGCACCGCCTACGTCGGCTTCTCCGACGGCTTCCTCGTCGCCCTCAAGCTGGAGGACGGCGGCGTCGTCTGGGAGAAGTCCCTGTCCGGCGCGGGCACGGAGTTCCTGGACGTGGACACCACGCCGGCCATCGACTCGGCGGGGCGGCTCTACGTCGCGTCGTACAAGAACGGCCTGTACGCCCTGGAGGCGGACACCGGCGCCGTCATCTGGAACACCAGCGTGGGCGGCCTGACGTCGCTGCTGTCGCGCGGTGAAGTCGTGTTCGCCACGGGCGACGGCCGCGTGGACGCCTACCTGGGGGAGACGGGGAAGCTCATCTGGTCGCTCCCTCTCAAGGATAGGACGGCGCTCGCTCCCGTGTTGGCCCGGGGAATGCTCCTGGTGCCCAACGAGCGTGCGCTGCTGTTCGTGGACCCGACGACGGGCAAGACGCGCCTGTCGTGGAACCCGGGCACGGGCATCTCCGCGCCGCCGTTCGTCGTGGGCTCGCGGGTGTACGTGCTGTCCAACAACGCGTACCTGTACTCGCTGGACATGAACAACGTGAAGAAGGGGCCGCGCGGGTGA
- a CDS encoding NUDIX domain-containing protein, with protein MTRAVPRTVRVVAALIPRPGPEDGGPRYLVQQRLPGGSRALLWEFPGGKVEAGETDEAALARECREELDVELSVGRRLWEARHTYPDLTVELVLYAATLVSGEPKPLGAHQLAFHTPTEMQALPFCEADVPLVDDLLAGRLGALD; from the coding sequence GTGACGCGCGCCGTGCCCCGGACGGTGCGGGTGGTGGCCGCGCTGATTCCCCGGCCCGGCCCGGAAGACGGCGGGCCGCGGTACCTGGTCCAGCAGCGCCTCCCTGGCGGCAGCCGCGCGCTCCTCTGGGAGTTCCCCGGCGGCAAGGTGGAGGCGGGCGAAACGGACGAAGCCGCGCTCGCGCGCGAGTGCCGCGAGGAGCTGGACGTGGAGCTGTCCGTGGGCCGCCGCCTGTGGGAAGCCCGGCACACGTACCCGGACCTCACCGTGGAGCTGGTGCTGTACGCGGCCACGCTGGTGTCCGGCGAGCCGAAGCCGCTGGGCGCGCACCAGCTGGCGTTCCACACGCCCACGGAGATGCAGGCGCTGCCGTTCTGCGAGGCGGACGTGCCGCTCGTGGACGACCTGTTGGCGGGAAGGCTGGGTGCGCTCGATTGA
- a CDS encoding ribonuclease H-like domain-containing protein: MLLHTFQLIPGVGPWREKDLWSKGIRTWDDFPDGGIVISRKADTVARQRIAEAREALARKDLKELARMVPPREHWRLFPEFQDDAVYFDIETDGSQTQVPTVVSLFDAAGLHVFIQGRNMDALPDAMAKRRLWVTFNGSCFDVPVLKEYFGAKHFPVPEAHIDLRFVTRRLGMGGGLKEIEDKLGVGRPPHLKGVNGYDAVLLWRAYLRRGDVEALRYLVEYNLYDSFQLRSLMDLAYNKGADDLNLDVPRLKVFERGDLLYDVSRLLLELGPTERDLDTLARVRAMEQDS, translated from the coding sequence ATGCTGCTGCACACGTTCCAGCTCATCCCCGGCGTGGGGCCGTGGCGCGAGAAGGACCTGTGGTCCAAGGGCATCCGGACCTGGGATGACTTCCCGGACGGCGGCATCGTCATCAGCCGCAAGGCGGACACGGTGGCCCGCCAGCGCATCGCGGAGGCGCGCGAGGCCCTGGCCCGGAAGGACCTGAAGGAGCTGGCCCGCATGGTGCCTCCGCGCGAGCACTGGCGCCTGTTCCCCGAGTTCCAGGACGACGCCGTCTACTTCGACATCGAGACGGACGGCAGCCAGACGCAGGTGCCCACGGTGGTGAGCCTCTTCGACGCCGCGGGGCTGCACGTCTTCATCCAGGGCCGGAACATGGACGCGCTGCCCGACGCGATGGCGAAGCGGCGGCTGTGGGTGACGTTCAACGGCTCGTGCTTCGACGTGCCGGTGCTGAAGGAGTACTTCGGCGCGAAGCACTTCCCGGTGCCGGAGGCGCATATCGATTTGCGCTTCGTCACGCGGCGGCTGGGGATGGGCGGCGGGCTGAAGGAGATCGAAGACAAGCTGGGCGTGGGCCGGCCGCCGCACCTGAAGGGCGTCAACGGCTACGACGCGGTGCTGCTGTGGCGCGCGTACCTGCGGCGCGGCGACGTGGAGGCCCTGCGCTACCTGGTGGAGTACAACCTCTACGACTCGTTCCAGCTCCGGTCGCTGATGGACCTCGCGTACAACAAGGGCGCGGACGACCTGAACCTGGACGTGCCCCGGCTGAAGGTGTTCGAGCGCGGGGATCTGCTCTACGACGTGAGCCGGCTGCTCCTGGAGCTGGGCCCCACCGAACGCGACCTGGACACGCTCGCGCGCGTCCGGGCCATGGAGCAGGATTCCTGA
- a CDS encoding DUF3014 domain-containing protein gives MSDPNFVNQGPGGIPPPPEAEPPKAPSRGKVMGILVALIVLGVVASYFGLRRQSEQPPVVTAPPVVDAGVAEAPPEISLPESDGRIRDLVGKLSVDPELARWLQERDLARRFTASVSNIADGESPRASLLFMAPAGAFQVGAAGADGRSEIAPLSYARYDLVARVLGSLDASGAAMVYRELKPLIDQAYREIAPPSQGFETAFGRAIQHLLAVPVPQGPVEVLPKGALYVYASPELEGLSRAQKHLLRMGPGNMRIIQAKLRELRTALNLPTPAPATPEPLPDQAPGQSETQE, from the coding sequence ATGAGCGATCCGAACTTCGTGAACCAGGGCCCAGGGGGAATCCCACCGCCGCCGGAGGCCGAGCCACCCAAGGCTCCCTCGCGGGGCAAGGTCATGGGCATCCTGGTCGCGCTGATTGTCCTGGGGGTGGTGGCGTCGTACTTCGGCCTGCGGCGTCAGTCCGAGCAGCCGCCCGTGGTGACGGCGCCCCCGGTCGTGGACGCGGGCGTGGCGGAAGCGCCTCCGGAGATTTCATTGCCGGAGAGCGACGGGCGGATCCGCGACCTGGTGGGCAAGCTGTCGGTGGATCCGGAGCTGGCACGGTGGCTCCAGGAGCGCGACCTGGCGCGCCGGTTCACGGCGTCCGTGAGCAACATCGCCGACGGTGAGAGCCCTCGGGCCTCGCTGTTGTTCATGGCGCCCGCGGGGGCGTTCCAGGTGGGCGCGGCCGGAGCGGACGGGCGCTCGGAGATCGCGCCGCTGAGCTACGCGCGCTACGACCTGGTGGCCCGGGTGCTGGGCTCGCTGGACGCATCCGGCGCGGCGATGGTGTACCGGGAGCTGAAGCCGCTCATCGACCAGGCGTACCGGGAGATCGCGCCGCCGAGCCAGGGCTTCGAGACAGCCTTTGGCCGGGCCATCCAGCATCTGCTGGCGGTGCCGGTGCCACAGGGGCCGGTGGAGGTGCTGCCCAAGGGAGCGTTGTATGTCTATGCGTCGCCGGAGCTGGAGGGGCTGAGCAGGGCCCAGAAGCACCTGCTGCGGATGGGCCCGGGGAACATGCGGATCATCCAGGCGAAGCTGCGGGAGCTCCGCACGGCGCTGAACCTGCCGACCCCGGCGCCGGCCACGCCCGAGCCGTTGCCGGATCAGGCGCCGGGGCAGTCAGAAACCCAGGAATGA